Proteins co-encoded in one Deinococcus aerius genomic window:
- a CDS encoding 4Fe-4S binding protein translates to MSAGTTRRRVPGPDLLRLPGLGRFVRWRYARLTLQLPLLGLALLAVFDGLTGRQVAPQNLATVSVWLHYRGLVVLALLVLGNLFCAACPLMLTRGPSRWLRRLTPRLTWPRALRNKYPVLGLTVAFLFAYEAFDLWASPWLTAWLILGYFGAALAVDTLFPAGTFCKHVCPLGNFNFALSHVSPAQIAARDPDVCRSCAGQYCVNGRLEDAGGRGTLGGPAAPLLQLAPLENARTFPGCETELFVPQVRSNQDCTLCLNCVRACPHDNVALVLRPPTRALAAWRPRADVALLGTLLLFAGVANALAMTPPYAAAAQGLASWLGTRSEALVLGLMLGVVLGGGCGLTLALFGWASRLAGRREGMRQAARRWGSAVFPLAFAVWAGHYSFHFLTGWASIVPVLQQALGRLGLPAGTPDWTLAALVPENLLFPLQVALLYAGSGASAYLTARAAQGVWRAAVPVIVWFLVVAALTVLILGQPMQMRGTLLGGPR, encoded by the coding sequence ATGAGCGCGGGGACGACCCGGCGGCGCGTCCCCGGCCCGGACCTGCTGCGCCTGCCCGGCCTCGGGCGCTTCGTGCGGTGGCGGTATGCCCGCCTGACCCTGCAACTGCCGCTGCTGGGGCTGGCGCTGCTCGCCGTGTTCGACGGCCTGACCGGGCGGCAGGTCGCCCCGCAGAACCTGGCGACAGTCTCGGTGTGGCTGCACTACCGCGGCCTGGTCGTGCTGGCGCTCCTCGTCCTGGGCAATCTCTTCTGCGCGGCCTGCCCGCTGATGCTCACGCGCGGCCCCAGCCGCTGGCTGCGCCGCCTCACCCCGCGCCTGACCTGGCCGCGGGCCCTGCGGAACAAGTACCCCGTGCTGGGCCTGACCGTGGCCTTCCTGTTCGCCTACGAGGCCTTCGACCTGTGGGCCAGCCCCTGGCTCACCGCGTGGCTGATCCTGGGGTACTTCGGCGCGGCGCTGGCGGTGGACACCCTCTTCCCGGCGGGCACCTTCTGCAAGCACGTCTGCCCGCTGGGGAACTTCAACTTCGCCCTCTCGCACGTCAGCCCGGCCCAGATCGCGGCGCGCGATCCCGACGTGTGCCGCTCCTGCGCCGGGCAGTACTGCGTGAACGGCCGGCTGGAGGACGCCGGGGGACGCGGCACCCTGGGGGGACCGGCCGCGCCCCTGCTCCAACTCGCGCCGCTGGAGAATGCCCGCACCTTCCCCGGCTGCGAAACCGAGCTGTTCGTGCCGCAGGTCCGCAGCAACCAGGACTGCACCCTCTGCCTGAACTGCGTGCGGGCCTGCCCCCACGACAACGTCGCGCTCGTGCTGCGCCCGCCCACCCGGGCGCTCGCCGCGTGGCGCCCCCGGGCCGACGTCGCGCTGCTGGGCACGCTGCTGCTCTTCGCGGGGGTCGCCAACGCCCTGGCGATGACCCCCCCGTACGCCGCCGCCGCGCAGGGGCTCGCCTCGTGGCTGGGCACCCGCAGCGAGGCCCTGGTGCTGGGCCTCATGCTCGGCGTGGTCCTGGGGGGCGGCTGCGGGCTCACCCTGGCCCTCTTCGGGTGGGCGAGCCGCCTCGCCGGACGGCGCGAGGGGATGCGGCAGGCGGCGCGGCGCTGGGGGAGCGCCGTCTTCCCGCTCGCCTTTGCCGTCTGGGCGGGACACTACAGCTTCCACTTCCTGACTGGCTGGGCGAGCATCGTGCCGGTCTTGCAGCAGGCCCTGGGGCGGCTCGGCCTGCCGGCCGGGACGCCAGACTGGACGTTGGCGGCCCTGGTGCCCGAGAACCTGCTGTTCCCGCTCCAGGTGGCCCTGCTCTACGCGGGCTCCGGGGCCAGCGCCTACCTGACCGCGCGCGCCGCCCAGGGGGTGTGGCGGGCCGCCGTCCCGGTGATCGTGTGGTTCCTGGTCGTCGCCGCCCTCACCGTCCTGATCCTGGGGCAACCCATGCAGATGCGCGGCACCCTGCTGGGAGGCCCGCGGTGA
- a CDS encoding FixH family protein, whose amino-acid sequence MPSRPPPPPRCPPLAGLLALGLTLVSCRAPAARDFDVRLATRPSPARVGVTRLTLTLPDLPAAAVSVEGNMTHAGMAPVRAQATPAGNGRYVVDPLDLNMAGSWVLTVTARTGDGRTLTTDVPLEVAGP is encoded by the coding sequence ATGCCGAGCCGACCGCCCCCACCGCCGCGATGCCCGCCTCTGGCCGGGCTGCTGGCCCTGGGCCTGACGCTCGTGTCCTGCCGGGCCCCGGCCGCCCGGGACTTCGATGTGCGGCTTGCCACCCGGCCCAGCCCGGCGCGGGTTGGCGTCACCCGGCTCACGCTCACCCTCCCGGACCTGCCCGCCGCCGCGGTCAGCGTCGAGGGCAACATGACCCACGCGGGCATGGCTCCCGTGCGCGCCCAGGCCACCCCCGCCGGGAACGGACGGTACGTGGTGGACCCCCTGGACCTGAACATGGCGGGAAGCTGGGTGCTCACCGTGACGGCGCGCACGGGGGATGGGCGGACCCTCACCACCGACGTGCCGCTGGAGGTGGCGGGCCCATGA
- the rpe gene encoding ribulose-phosphate 3-epimerase → MSVRLFPSLLAADFAFLGDAIREAEAGGVDGFHLDVMDGQFVPNLNFGPRTVEACRRVTTRPLEAHLMIVRPERFVPDFVQAGANRVIIHAEATPHLHRAVGLIRELGAQAGVSVNPGTPLQVLRPVLADLDLALVMSVNPGFGGQRFLPGSLERVRTVRRWLEEAGRGAELEVDGGITPATAPGMVTAGATVLVAGSAVFGGNVQRNLNALRAALDAAATEEFP, encoded by the coding sequence GTGAGCGTCCGCCTCTTTCCCAGCCTGCTCGCGGCCGACTTCGCCTTCCTGGGGGACGCCATCCGGGAAGCCGAGGCCGGTGGGGTGGACGGCTTTCACCTCGACGTGATGGACGGGCAGTTCGTCCCCAACCTCAACTTCGGTCCCCGGACGGTGGAGGCGTGCCGCCGGGTGACGACCCGGCCGCTCGAAGCGCACCTGATGATCGTGCGGCCGGAGCGCTTCGTGCCGGACTTCGTTCAGGCGGGGGCGAACCGGGTCATCATCCACGCCGAGGCCACGCCCCACCTGCACCGGGCGGTCGGCCTGATTCGTGAACTGGGCGCGCAGGCGGGCGTCTCTGTGAATCCGGGCACCCCGCTGCAGGTGCTGCGGCCCGTCCTCGCTGACCTCGACCTGGCGCTGGTGATGAGCGTGAATCCCGGCTTTGGCGGGCAGCGGTTTCTTCCCGGAAGCCTGGAGCGGGTTCGCACGGTGCGCCGCTGGTTGGAGGAGGCGGGCCGCGGGGCGGAACTGGAGGTGGACGGTGGAATCACGCCCGCCACCGCGCCGGGCATGGTCACGGCGGGGGCGACCGTTCTGGTGGCGGGGAGCGCGGTGTTTGGGGGGAACGTGCAGCGTAACCTGAACGCGTTGCGGGCCGCCCTGGACGCGGCGGCAACTGAGGAGTTCCCATGA
- a CDS encoding DUF1345 domain-containing protein: MTGHSSLPQPHAGWQPSWSRLLLAGAAGLAAALVLPAPSSALVRIMVGWDGAALTLLALTWGFILRSPPGRTRHAAAAEDPGRAAVQAVVLGSSLVSLVASAVVIEHAKRLEPEAPLLAIAVAVVAVLSGWFLTHTTYTLRYAHLYYSDGDEEAGPDGGLEFPGASAPSALDFAYFAFVLGMTFQVSDVAVSSPVIRRLALWHGITAFWFNVAILALTLNVLGSQI; encoded by the coding sequence GTGACCGGGCACTCCTCCCTGCCCCAGCCGCACGCCGGGTGGCAGCCGTCCTGGTCCCGGCTGCTGCTCGCTGGCGCCGCTGGCCTCGCGGCGGCCCTCGTCCTCCCCGCTCCTTCCTCCGCCCTGGTGAGGATCATGGTGGGCTGGGACGGTGCAGCGCTGACCCTGCTGGCCCTGACCTGGGGGTTCATCCTGCGGTCACCCCCCGGGCGCACCCGGCATGCGGCGGCGGCCGAGGACCCCGGCCGCGCGGCCGTGCAGGCGGTGGTGCTCGGCTCCAGCCTCGTGAGCCTCGTCGCCTCGGCCGTCGTGATCGAGCACGCCAAACGCCTGGAGCCAGAGGCACCGCTGCTGGCCATCGCCGTGGCGGTCGTCGCCGTGCTGAGCGGCTGGTTCCTGACGCACACCACCTACACCCTCCGCTACGCCCACCTCTACTACAGCGACGGGGACGAGGAGGCGGGGCCGGACGGGGGCCTGGAGTTCCCCGGGGCCAGCGCCCCCTCCGCCCTCGACTTCGCCTACTTTGCCTTCGTGCTCGGCATGACCTTTCAGGTGTCGGACGTGGCCGTCTCCAGCCCGGTCATCCGCCGGTTGGCCCTGTGGCACGGCATCACCGCCTTCTGGTTCAACGTCGCGATCCTGGCGCTGACCCTGAACGTGCTCGGCAGCCAGATCTGA
- a CDS encoding TIGR00730 family Rossman fold protein, which produces MTLEEPQHHYELDRMAEDAWRMFRILGEFSIGFDRMAHVRPPLVTVFGSARTEITDRYYSLAETLGRELAQAGFGVMTGGGPGIMQAANQGAYEAGGVSVGLNILLPFEQKPNPYQTLSLNFEYFHARKVMLAKYAVAFVVFPGGFGTLDELGEILTLVQTRKMHALPIYLVGETHWRGLVDWFAGTLVESGAIAPDDLRLFKVVDDVTAIPGDVRRYLDPQQPDAFKRPTPEDRQRARGET; this is translated from the coding sequence ATGACCCTGGAGGAACCTCAGCACCACTACGAACTCGACCGCATGGCCGAGGACGCCTGGCGGATGTTCCGCATCCTCGGTGAATTTTCTATCGGCTTCGACCGCATGGCCCACGTCCGGCCCCCCCTCGTGACCGTCTTCGGCAGCGCCCGCACCGAGATCACCGACCGCTATTACAGCCTGGCGGAGACGCTGGGGCGTGAACTCGCCCAGGCGGGTTTCGGCGTCATGACCGGGGGCGGCCCCGGCATCATGCAGGCCGCCAACCAGGGGGCTTACGAGGCGGGCGGGGTCAGCGTGGGCCTGAACATCCTCCTGCCCTTCGAGCAGAAGCCCAACCCGTACCAGACCCTCAGCCTCAACTTCGAGTACTTCCACGCCCGCAAGGTAATGCTCGCCAAGTACGCCGTCGCCTTCGTGGTCTTCCCCGGGGGCTTCGGCACCCTCGACGAACTCGGCGAAATCCTGACCCTGGTGCAGACCCGCAAGATGCACGCCCTGCCGATCTACCTGGTGGGCGAGACGCACTGGCGCGGCCTGGTGGACTGGTTCGCCGGGACGCTGGTGGAGAGCGGCGCGATTGCCCCGGACGACCTGAGGCTGTTCAAGGTGGTGGACGACGTGACGGCCATCCCCGGGGACGTGCGCCGGTACCTCGATCCCCAGCAGCCCGACGCCTTCAAGCGGCCCACCCCGGAAGACCGGCAGCGGGCCCGGGGGGAGACGTGA
- a CDS encoding VanW family protein, protein MILRRKYGVLFLNVLLGSAFAQVEIPALPLQPAPVPAPPPSSEPAPSPLPGSEPVPPPVESPAPPAQPSTPAPVPERPAPAPTQSVKTAPLPLLITVQANWPALVDGQKTTVPFSQTLTLPGERAAQLRQRGVITASLDADLKKFLASLPREAQDARFENRWEEGWAVVQRGGLKVDEARTRANILAALKDPRGVKAAVVVTGQVAPKRTLDFFASRGITAHLGTGETNYFGSSAARMTNIHVGTRNFQDRLFTGQTFSFNQFIGPVTTRAGYVTGLVIAGDRTANGVGGGICQVSTTAFRALYGAGLPVVERRNHSYQVRYYDPQGLDGTIYQPSQDLKFANDTGGALWFQADWDDEKSRLSISVFGRARDFTVEIGDPRTLSTTPSPADRIIRDASLPAGQRKQVDWAAPGAVIEVTRRFVREGQTFRQDTLKSSYRPWPNIFLVGTRR, encoded by the coding sequence ATGATCCTACGGCGGAAGTATGGCGTGCTGTTCTTGAATGTGCTGCTGGGTTCGGCCTTTGCCCAGGTCGAAATTCCCGCGCTGCCGTTGCAGCCCGCGCCCGTTCCGGCACCCCCACCCTCCTCGGAACCCGCGCCTTCCCCCCTTCCCGGGTCGGAACCCGTTCCCCCGCCCGTCGAAAGCCCGGCACCTCCGGCGCAGCCGTCTACACCGGCCCCGGTGCCAGAACGGCCAGCTCCCGCCCCCACCCAGTCCGTCAAGACGGCCCCTCTGCCGCTGCTCATCACGGTGCAGGCGAACTGGCCCGCGCTGGTGGATGGCCAAAAGACGACGGTGCCCTTCTCGCAGACCCTGACCCTGCCCGGCGAGCGGGCCGCGCAGCTCCGGCAACGCGGCGTCATCACGGCGAGTCTGGACGCCGACCTGAAGAAATTCCTGGCGAGCCTGCCGCGGGAGGCGCAGGACGCCCGCTTCGAGAACCGCTGGGAGGAGGGCTGGGCGGTCGTGCAGAGAGGCGGCCTGAAGGTGGACGAGGCGAGGACGCGGGCGAACATCCTCGCCGCCCTGAAAGACCCCAGGGGAGTCAAGGCTGCCGTCGTCGTGACGGGACAGGTCGCGCCGAAGCGCACGCTGGATTTCTTCGCCTCGCGGGGCATCACGGCGCACCTGGGCACGGGCGAGACGAACTACTTCGGCAGCAGCGCGGCCCGGATGACGAACATCCACGTGGGTACCCGCAACTTCCAGGATCGGCTGTTCACGGGCCAGACCTTCTCCTTCAACCAGTTCATCGGCCCGGTCACTACCCGCGCGGGCTACGTGACGGGCCTGGTCATCGCGGGCGACCGCACGGCGAACGGGGTCGGTGGCGGCATCTGCCAGGTCAGCACCACGGCCTTCCGCGCGCTGTATGGAGCGGGGCTGCCGGTGGTCGAGCGGCGCAACCACTCCTATCAGGTGCGGTATTACGACCCCCAGGGGCTGGACGGCACCATCTACCAGCCCAGCCAGGACCTGAAGTTCGCCAACGACACCGGGGGCGCGCTCTGGTTCCAGGCCGACTGGGACGACGAGAAGTCGCGCCTAAGCATCAGCGTCTTCGGCCGGGCGCGCGACTTCACGGTCGAGATCGGTGACCCGAGGACGCTGAGCACCACCCCCTCCCCCGCCGACCGCATCATCCGGGACGCGAGCCTCCCCGCCGGGCAGCGCAAGCAGGTGGACTGGGCCGCGCCAGGGGCGGTGATCGAGGTCACTCGCCGCTTCGTGCGGGAGGGCCAGACCTTCCGGCAGGACACGCTGAAGAGCAGCTACCGGCCCTGGCCGAACATCTTCCTGGTCGGCACGCGCCGCTGA
- a CDS encoding tetratricopeptide repeat protein: MTLTHKVEDRRVIPRWRDTRVAVEMGEASSLRPPRAASTEQVSAQIASHLNQLRVAFAARPSIGRAAELTSAAALAARPQVAEDAAEYLLLHADDTTPTALSTARDVLGFQLEAPPLRLVTPALSMDRLQEEVRRLKAVVRAFPRSPLAHVDLARMYAALGVLAKAERHLTVALGLAPHHRLTLRAAVRFHLHAHDPREAVRLLRQQPLTLQDPWLMAAEISAAMVAGLPPKSVKRAREVLEHREFSPLHSSELAAALGTLDLTDGKTKRVRKLFQQALERPTENAVAQVQWAAPHVRLELKESQLVDVPRNFEARGQDSYEARNYEDARAAFVSWLQDEPFSSTPAIMAGYLSHLLDETPGQAIELTKLGLTATPEEDTLLNNMAFYLADAGQLDRAERYLARAQAVAPANELGLTLRATEGLIAFRRGDPVRGAALYEEALRAARALKNTEREVLARLYYARELARHRDPQAPALLAEAYAAALNFGESGAVLTARRVRADAEALLRA; this comes from the coding sequence GTGACCCTCACCCACAAGGTGGAGGATCGGCGCGTTATCCCGCGCTGGCGCGACACGCGGGTGGCCGTGGAGATGGGGGAGGCGTCCAGCCTGCGGCCCCCCCGCGCCGCGAGTACGGAGCAGGTGAGCGCCCAGATCGCCTCACACCTGAACCAACTGCGGGTGGCGTTCGCCGCACGGCCCAGCATCGGGCGGGCGGCCGAACTGACGAGTGCGGCGGCGCTCGCCGCGCGTCCGCAGGTGGCGGAGGACGCCGCCGAGTACCTGCTGCTGCACGCGGACGACACGACCCCCACGGCCCTGTCCACGGCCCGTGACGTCCTCGGGTTCCAGCTTGAGGCCCCGCCCCTCAGGCTGGTTACCCCAGCCCTGAGCATGGACCGGCTGCAAGAGGAAGTGCGGCGCCTCAAGGCGGTGGTGCGGGCCTTTCCGCGGAGCCCGCTCGCTCACGTGGACCTGGCCCGCATGTACGCGGCCCTGGGTGTCCTGGCAAAGGCCGAGCGCCACCTCACCGTGGCGCTGGGCCTGGCCCCCCACCACCGCCTGACCCTGCGGGCCGCGGTGCGGTTCCACCTGCATGCCCACGATCCCCGCGAGGCCGTCCGGCTGCTGCGGCAACAGCCGCTGACCCTCCAGGACCCTTGGCTGATGGCGGCCGAGATCAGCGCGGCGATGGTGGCTGGCCTGCCCCCCAAGTCGGTCAAGCGGGCCCGCGAGGTGCTGGAGCACCGGGAGTTCTCACCCCTCCACAGCAGCGAACTCGCCGCCGCCCTGGGCACCCTCGACCTGACGGACGGAAAGACCAAGCGGGTGCGGAAGTTGTTTCAGCAGGCCCTGGAGCGGCCGACCGAGAACGCGGTCGCACAGGTGCAGTGGGCGGCGCCGCACGTCCGGCTGGAGCTGAAGGAATCGCAACTCGTGGACGTTCCCCGGAATTTCGAGGCCCGCGGGCAGGACAGCTACGAGGCCCGCAACTACGAGGACGCCCGCGCGGCATTCGTGTCCTGGTTGCAGGATGAACCGTTCTCGTCCACGCCCGCCATCATGGCCGGGTACCTCTCGCATCTGCTCGACGAGACGCCCGGGCAGGCCATCGAACTCACCAAACTCGGCCTGACGGCCACCCCGGAGGAGGACACCCTCCTGAACAACATGGCGTTCTACCTGGCGGACGCTGGGCAACTCGACCGCGCCGAGCGGTACCTCGCGCGTGCCCAGGCCGTGGCCCCAGCGAACGAACTCGGGTTGACCCTGCGCGCCACCGAGGGCCTCATCGCGTTCCGCCGCGGTGATCCGGTGCGCGGCGCGGCGCTGTACGAGGAGGCGCTGCGGGCCGCACGCGCCCTGAAAAACACCGAGCGCGAGGTGCTGGCCCGGCTGTACTACGCCCGGGAACTGGCGAGACACCGCGACCCGCAGGCGCCCGCCCTCCTGGCCGAGGCGTACGCCGCCGCGCTGAACTTCGGGGAGTCCGGCGCGGTCCTGACCGCCCGGCGGGTGAGGGCCGACGCCGAAGCGCTCCTCAGGGCGTAA
- a CDS encoding phospholipase D-like domain-containing protein, with protein MSGLFFASRWLPALLLAVGGLADASEFPIGLGGVPPTPNLNPFGLSCSRPVDPLELALWRVTTEGGRPDRSCGNAFTGFLRTPRTATQPDAFDVTADQIRGARAEVLLTSMEWQAGEGRPGWTFARALRDLYLKVRANPADYPQGMTVRVVLGGFPDLGRPDGATQPLELVRDLTRLGVPLNDPAAGWRLGVANYRYFPHSHVKLHVIDGQDVTVAGYNYTAWHLPDTAPGGKGLHDLGLRMRGPAAQDGVTVFNDLWRKAQQVRCPPEVTAENLFQACTLGPAEPPTHPGAARVVTPAGEARAFLLYRRPGFDQADRAMVALFGAARQRLDLMQAQFSPGYSCWWAYQNPDACPVSEWPVYLRAVLGAMERGVKVRALMVDYGIDRAPNRSGAALLRLEARRRGLEDRFEARYVTFPMHTKALTVDGRMVVAGSMNLHFSSWGPLGLNETMLATTDPGAVAQQQASFEDVWATRSREVPQEWWMRNVPGRE; from the coding sequence GTGAGCGGTCTTTTCTTCGCCTCGCGCTGGCTTCCGGCGCTCCTGCTGGCTGTGGGGGGGCTGGCGGACGCCTCCGAATTCCCGATCGGGCTGGGCGGCGTGCCCCCGACCCCCAACCTCAATCCTTTCGGCCTGTCCTGTTCCAGGCCGGTCGATCCGCTGGAACTCGCGCTGTGGCGCGTCACGACCGAGGGGGGGCGCCCGGACCGTTCGTGCGGGAACGCGTTCACGGGCTTCCTGCGAACGCCGCGCACCGCCACACAACCCGATGCCTTTGACGTGACGGCGGACCAGATCCGGGGGGCGCGGGCGGAGGTGTTGCTGACCAGCATGGAGTGGCAGGCGGGCGAGGGGCGTCCCGGCTGGACCTTCGCGCGGGCCCTGCGGGACCTGTACCTGAAGGTGCGGGCAAATCCCGCCGACTACCCGCAGGGCATGACGGTGCGGGTGGTGCTGGGGGGGTTTCCAGACCTGGGGCGCCCCGACGGGGCCACGCAGCCGTTGGAACTCGTGCGGGACCTCACGCGGCTGGGCGTTCCCCTGAACGACCCGGCGGCGGGGTGGCGGCTTGGGGTGGCGAACTACCGCTACTTTCCGCACAGCCATGTCAAACTCCACGTGATCGACGGCCAGGACGTGACTGTCGCCGGGTACAATTACACCGCCTGGCACCTGCCGGACACGGCGCCGGGCGGGAAGGGCCTGCACGACCTGGGCCTGCGGATGCGCGGGCCAGCCGCGCAGGACGGCGTGACGGTGTTCAATGACCTGTGGCGCAAGGCCCAGCAGGTGCGCTGCCCCCCGGAAGTGACGGCGGAGAACCTCTTCCAGGCGTGTACCCTCGGCCCGGCGGAGCCGCCCACCCATCCGGGCGCGGCCCGGGTGGTCACCCCCGCAGGGGAGGCGCGCGCGTTCCTGCTGTACCGCCGCCCGGGGTTCGACCAGGCGGACCGGGCGATGGTGGCGCTGTTCGGGGCGGCGCGGCAGCGCCTGGACCTGATGCAGGCGCAGTTCAGCCCGGGGTATTCCTGCTGGTGGGCGTACCAGAATCCTGACGCCTGCCCGGTGAGCGAGTGGCCCGTGTACCTGCGCGCCGTGCTGGGAGCGATGGAGCGCGGCGTGAAGGTGCGCGCGCTGATGGTGGACTACGGCATCGACCGGGCCCCGAACCGCAGCGGCGCGGCCCTGCTGCGGCTGGAGGCGCGGCGCCGGGGGCTGGAGGACCGCTTCGAGGCGCGGTATGTCACCTTCCCCATGCACACCAAGGCGTTGACCGTGGACGGCCGGATGGTGGTGGCCGGGAGCATGAACCTGCACTTCTCCTCGTGGGGACCGCTGGGCCTGAACGAGACGATGCTGGCGACCACGGACCCGGGGGCGGTGGCCCAGCAGCAGGCGAGCTTTGAGGACGTGTGGGCCACGCGCAGCCGCGAGGTGCCGCAAGAGTGGTGGATGCGCAACGTCCCGGGGCGGGAATGA
- a CDS encoding methyltransferase family protein: MRRSWEGAALLGALGAYGWALPRVRREYAEDGHLSRATAGVVYVAYGLHALGWLGAVRARAWPLTLPAPVAVSVGLPLALSGTGLFAAGWRALPPADDSGLATSGLITGGVYRVSRNPQNVGWALLLTGGAFVRRSGLGLGLAALFWMTFRAYVPVEEAFLERTYDEGYRRYRACTPHFLGWPSRDP, encoded by the coding sequence ATGAGACGATCCTGGGAAGGCGCGGCCCTGCTGGGCGCATTGGGGGCGTATGGCTGGGCCCTGCCCCGGGTGCGGCGGGAGTACGCGGAAGACGGGCACCTGTCGCGTGCCACGGCCGGTGTGGTGTACGTCGCCTACGGCCTGCACGCCCTGGGGTGGCTGGGCGCGGTGCGGGCGCGGGCCTGGCCGTTGACCTTGCCGGCTCCGGTAGCCGTCAGCGTTGGCCTGCCGCTCGCGCTATCAGGAACCGGGCTGTTCGCAGCGGGCTGGCGAGCCCTGCCTCCCGCAGACGACTCCGGTCTGGCGACGAGTGGACTGATCACGGGCGGGGTGTACCGGGTGAGCCGCAACCCGCAGAACGTTGGCTGGGCCCTGCTGCTCACGGGAGGGGCATTCGTGCGCCGCTCCGGGCTGGGCCTGGGGCTCGCCGCGCTGTTCTGGATGACGTTTCGCGCCTATGTCCCCGTGGAGGAGGCGTTTCTGGAACGCACGTACGACGAAGGCTACCGCCGTTACCGCGCCTGCACGCCCCACTTTCTTGGCTGGCCGTCCCGTGACCCGTGA
- a CDS encoding C39 family peptidase, producing the protein MTLSPLLRLCLALCTLGGAASALPASVTLGGIRHEYQGPDNCAPVTSLTVLGYYGTRVTQAQAASAMKDAPGDPQVTSLELAAYLGRFGLRSVIRYAGDGELLRELLSRGFPVVLQQRLKAGSNVAHFRTVYGYGPGYFLVSDPLRGPSLRLSTAELLELWRFYNGEYLVTYPPAKEGQVRAVLGDDFSAAANWQHLRSHGQQDTRARPNDPYVWWGLGKANLRLGNVQAAVNNFDRAVALGVPTLYFLYRQEAFEAWTKAGDHRKTLTWTTRALKAFPSSKELQQFQRRAQAALGG; encoded by the coding sequence ATGACGCTTTCCCCGCTCCTCCGGCTCTGCCTCGCCCTCTGCACCCTGGGGGGAGCGGCCTCCGCCCTCCCCGCGAGCGTCACCCTGGGGGGCATCCGCCACGAGTACCAGGGGCCGGACAACTGCGCCCCGGTCACCTCCCTGACCGTGTTGGGGTACTACGGCACCCGCGTCACCCAGGCCCAGGCGGCGAGTGCCATGAAGGACGCCCCCGGCGACCCGCAGGTCACCAGCCTGGAACTCGCCGCGTACCTGGGCCGCTTCGGGCTGCGCAGCGTAATCCGGTACGCGGGTGACGGGGAGCTCTTGCGGGAACTGCTCTCCCGGGGCTTCCCGGTGGTGCTGCAACAGCGCCTGAAGGCGGGCAGCAATGTGGCACATTTCCGCACGGTCTACGGGTACGGCCCGGGCTACTTCTTGGTCAGCGATCCGCTGCGCGGCCCCTCGCTGCGCCTGAGCACCGCCGAGCTGCTGGAGTTGTGGCGCTTCTACAACGGGGAGTACCTGGTGACCTACCCGCCAGCGAAGGAGGGGCAGGTGCGCGCGGTGCTGGGCGACGACTTCAGCGCGGCAGCCAACTGGCAGCACCTGAGATCCCACGGGCAGCAGGACACCCGGGCCCGGCCGAACGACCCCTACGTCTGGTGGGGGCTGGGCAAGGCGAACCTGCGGCTGGGCAACGTGCAGGCGGCGGTGAACAACTTCGACCGGGCAGTGGCGCTGGGCGTGCCCACCCTGTACTTCCTGTACCGCCAGGAGGCGTTCGAGGCGTGGACCAAAGCGGGCGACCACCGCAAGACGCTGACCTGGACGACACGCGCCCTGAAGGCGTTTCCCTCCAGCAAGGAACTCCAGCAGTTTCAACGCCGCGCCCAAGCGGCGTTGGGCGGCTAG